In Mustela erminea isolate mMusErm1 chromosome 8, mMusErm1.Pri, whole genome shotgun sequence, a genomic segment contains:
- the ACSL3 gene encoding long-chain-fatty-acid--CoA ligase 3 produces the protein MNNHVSSKPSTMKLKQTISPILLYFIHFLMSLYTVLTYIPYYLLFETRQEKANKIKAKPVNSKPESAYRSINSLDGLASVLYPGCDTLDKVFMYAKNKFKDKRLLGTREILNEEDEVQPNGKIFKKVILGNYNWLSYEDVFVRAFNFGNGLQMLGQKPKTNIAIFCETRAEWMIAAQACFMYNFQLVTLYATLGGPAIVHGLNETEVTNIITSKELLQTKLKDIVSLVPRLRHIITVDGKPPTWSEFPKGVIVHTMAAVQALGAKASTENKPLSKPGPLDIAVIMYTSGSTGLPKGVMISHSNIIAGITGMAERIPRLGEEDVYIGYLPLAHVLELSAELVCLSHGCRIGYSSPQTLADQSSKIKKGSKGDTTMLKPTLMAAVPEIMDRIYKNVMNKVNEMSSFQRNLFILAYNYKMEQISKGHGTPLCDRFIFRKVRGLLGGNIRLLLCGGAPLSATTQRFMNICFCCPVGQGYGLTESCGAGTITEVWDYNTGRVGAPLVCCEIKLKNWEEGGYFNTDKPHPRGEILIGGQNVTLGYYKNEAKTKADFFEDENGQRWLCTGDIGEFDPDGCLKIIDRKKDLVKLQAGEYVSLGKVEAALKNLSLIDNICAYANSYHSYVIGFVVPNQKELTELARKKGLHGTWEELCNSCEMENEVLKVLSEAAISASLEKFEIPVKIRLSPEPWTPETGLVTDAFKLKRKELKTHYQADIERMYGRK, from the exons ATGAATAACCACGTGTCTTCAAAACCATCTACCATGAAGCTAAAACAGACCATCAGTCCCATTCTTCTGTATTTCATACATTTTCTGATGTCACTTTATACTGTTTTAACATACATCCCATATTATCTTTTGTTTGAGACAAgacaagaaaaagcaaacaaaattaaagcaaaacCTGTAAATTCAAAACCTGAGTCTGCATACAGATCAATTAACAGTTTGGATGGTTTGGCTTCAGTATTATACCCTGGATGTGATACACTAGATAAAGTTTTTATGTAtgcaaaaaacaaatttaaggacAAAAGACTCTTGGGAACACGTGAAATTTTAAATGAGGAAGATGAAGTACaaccaaatggaaaaatttttaaaaag GTTATTCTTGGAAACTATAATTGGCTGTCCTATGAAGATGTCTTCGTTAGagcttttaattttggaaatggTTTACAGATGTTGGGTCAGAAACCAAAGACCAACATCGCCATCTTCTGTGAAACCAGAGCCGAATGGATGATTGCTGCGCAGGCGTGCTTTATGTATAATTTTCAGC TTGTTACCTTGTATGCTACTCTAGGAGGCCCAGCTATTGTTCATGGATTAAACGAAACAGAAGTGACCAATATCATTACCAGTAAAGAACTCTTGCAAACAAAGTTGAAG GATATAGTTTCGTTAGTCCCACGCCTGCGGCACATCATCACTGTGGATGGTAAGCCACCAACGTGGTCCGAGTTTCCCAAGGGCGTCATTGTGCACACGATGGCTGCGGTGCAGGCTCTGGGAGCCAAGGCCAGCACAG AAAACAAACCTCTTAGCAAACCAGGGCCCTTAGATATTGCAGTAATCATGTATACAAGTGGATCCACAGGACTTCCGAAGGGAGTCATGATCTCCCACAGTAACATTATTGCTGGTATAACTGGGATGGCGGAAAGGATTCCACGACTGGG AGAGGAAGACGTTTATATTGGATATCTGCCTCTGGCCCATGTTTTAGAATTAAGTGCTGAGCTTGTCTGCCTTTCTCACGGATGCCGCATTGGCTACTCTTCACCACAGACCTTAGCAGATCAG tcctcaaaaataaaaaaaggaagcaaagggGATACAACCATGTTGAAACCAACACTGATGGCAGCTGTTCCG GAAATCATGGATCGGATCTACAAGAACGTCATGAATAAAGTGAATGAAATGAGTAGTTTCCAACGTAATCTGTTTATTCTGGCATACAATTACAAAATGGAACAGATTTCCAAAGGCCATGGTACTCCACTGTGTGACAG gtttattttccGAAAAGTCCGAGGCTTGCTAGGCGGAAATATTCGGCTTCTGTTATGTGGAGGTGCTCCACTCTCTGCAACCACACAGCGATTCATGAATATCTGTTTCTGCTGTCCCGTTGGTCAGGGATATGGACTGACTGAATCTTGCGGTGCGGGAACAATTACAGAAG TGTGGGACTACAATACTGGCAGAGTGGGAGCACCATTAGTTTGCTGTGAAATCAAATTAAAGAACTGGGAGGAAg gTGGATACTTTAATACTGATAAACCACACCCCAGGGGTGAAATTCTTATTGGTGGCCAAAATGTGACACTAGGATACtacaaaaatgaagcaaaaacgAAAGCTGATTTCTTTGAAGATGAAAATGGACAGAGGTGGCTCTGTACTGGAGATATTGGGGAGTTTGACCCTGATGGTTGTTTAAAGATTATTG ATCGTAAGAAGGACCTTGTGAAACTGCAGGCTGGAGAATATGTTTCTCTTGGGAAAGTAGAGGCAGCCCTGAAGAACCTCTCCCTTATAGATAACATTTGTGCATATGCAAACAG TTATCATTCTTACGTCATTGGGTTTGTTGTGCCAAACCAAAAGGAACTTACAGAACTCGCTCGAAAGAAAGGACTTCACGGGACTTGGGAGGAGCTGTGTAACAGCTGTGAAATGGAAAACGAGGTCCTCAAAGTGCTTTCTGAAGCTGCTATTTCAG CGAGTCTAGAAAAATTCGAAATTCCAGTAAAAATTCGTTTGAGCCCGGAACCGTGGACCCCCGAAACTGGTCTGGTGACAGATGCCTTCAAGCTGAAACGTAAAGAGCTTAAAACACATTACCAGGCGGACATTGAGCGAATGTATGGAAGAAAATAG